From the Selenomonas sp. oral taxon 920 genome, the window TGTTGTGCGCAATGCCGTCCCTCCTACATCTCTCGAATCTGTCCTGCCTCCACATACCGATACGTCCCCATGCGCTCCTGAGGGAAATACGCCGCATCGGTCGCTGTGATAAAAGTCTGGATCTCCTCGCTGCGGATGAAGGAGAGGAGGGCGCTGCGGCGCTCTGCATCGAGCTCACTCATGACATCATCGAGCAGCAGGATGGGGGACTCGCCCACATTCTCGCGCAGGTAGAAGAGCTCGGCGAGCTTCAGTGCAAGCGCGCCTGTGCGCTGCTGCCCCTGTGAGCCATAGCTCCTGAGATTCATGCCGCAGGTCATGAGAACGAGATCATCCAGATGTGGACCGACCCCCGTTGCGGCACGCGCAAGATCACGTGCACGGCCATCCGTCAACATCTCATTATACCACAGTTCGAGCCTCTTTGTCATGCCGTCTTTTCCCTCGGTCAGCCCCTCGGGCGCATGTGCAATCTCGTAGGAAACCGCAAGCTCCTCACCCGCCGCAAGCACCGCCTGCACGCGCGCCGACAGCGCTCCCAGCTGCGCTGTCGCCGCGATCCGCCGCGTGACGATATACGCGGCACTGTGCGCGAGCTGCGCATCCCACGGAAGCAGCGCATCCATGGGTGCAAGACGCTCGCGGATATCCTTCAGCAGGGCATTTCTCTGGCGCAGGATGTGCGTATAGCGCAGGAGTTCCCCGTAGTAGGCGGGACTTGCCTGCGAGAGCTCCGCGTCCAGATAGCGGCGTCTGAGTGCCGGCGCACCCTTGACGAGAAAGAGATCCTCGGGCGAGAAGAGCACCATCGGAAGAATCCCGACGAGATCGCGCTGCCTGAGATGTTCCCCTGCGTACGCAATGCGCCGCCGTGCGCCGCGGGCAAACGTAAAGGAAAGCTCCCCCGGAACATCCTGCCGCAGGAAGGAAAGCCCGATGTGCGCCCCGTCTTCACCCATGCGAATAAGCTCCGCATCGCTCGATGTGCGATGGGAGCGGCCGAACGCGGCATAGTACAGCGCCTCGATAATATTCGTCTTGCCCTGCGCGTTCGCCCCGAGAAAGATCTGCACCCCCGCGTCAAAGTCGAGGGTGAGCTCCTCGTAGTTGCGGTAGGAACGCAGTACAAGTGATGTGATCTGCATAATTACGCACGAATGACACGGTAGGTATCACTGCCGTCAACGGCAATGATATCTCCGGCGACAAGCTTGCGCCGACGTGCCGTCTCGATCGCTCCGTTGCGCAGGATGGCTCCGGCGGCAATGAGTTCCTTGACCATGCCGCCGCTCGGAATTGCGCCGGCAAGTTTGAGGAATTGATCGAGCTGAATCGTCTCTGTATGGATCTCGATATCTGTCAATGTGTCCTCACTGGCGTTACAACGTAAATATA encodes:
- the recF gene encoding DNA replication/repair protein RecF (All proteins in this family for which functions are known are DNA-binding proteins that assist the filamentation of RecA onto DNA for the initiation of recombination or recombinational repair.) — encoded protein: MQITSLVLRSYRNYEELTLDFDAGVQIFLGANAQGKTNIIEALYYAAFGRSHRTSSDAELIRMGEDGAHIGLSFLRQDVPGELSFTFARGARRRIAYAGEHLRQRDLVGILPMVLFSPEDLFLVKGAPALRRRYLDAELSQASPAYYGELLRYTHILRQRNALLKDIRERLAPMDALLPWDAQLAHSAAYIVTRRIAATAQLGALSARVQAVLAAGEELAVSYEIAHAPEGLTEGKDGMTKRLELWYNEMLTDGRARDLARAATGVGPHLDDLVLMTCGMNLRSYGSQGQQRTGALALKLAELFYLRENVGESPILLLDDVMSELDAERRSALLSFIRSEEIQTFITATDAAYFPQERMGTYRYVEAGQIREM
- a CDS encoding RNA-binding S4 domain-containing protein, coding for MTDIEIHTETIQLDQFLKLAGAIPSGGMVKELIAAGAILRNGAIETARRRKLVAGDIIAVDGSDTYRVIRA